CTTGGATGGGTAATCATATGAGGTATATGCCTTACAAATTGATCCACACCTTGCAAAGCATCTTTAGGATCATTGCCTTGTCTTAGAGAGGAGAAGATAATCATATTTTTATTGATATTGTTGATTTTAATAATATCTTTTGAGTATTTTTCATAAAAATCTGAATGCAAATCCAAAAAATAGGATTTAAACAATAATTTTATTTCGGGCAAAGAAAATAAAGAATTCGCCTTAGTATCATTCATTTCACTGCTTAAAATGATAATCAATCTTCCCTTTTTAAGCTCTTGGGTAAAATTGGCTAAATTTAAAGCAAGAAATATGAGTTCAATTTCTTTTTCAAAAATGATAATGCGTTTAAAATGTGGGTTTTGTAATAAGGCTTTATATAAAAAGCCATTGCCTATGCCATAAAAAAATAAAACGGGATATTTAAGGTATTTTTTTTGAATGAGATCGATTTTGCTTTCTAATTCTTTCAAAGGATTTTGATAAATTTTTTCTTTGGTGGAGTTTTCTATGATGTTTAAATTAAGCGGATCTTTAGCATCAAAAAGGGGAGAAAATTTTTTACTTTCTTTGATTTTTTTAAGTTTTTTAACCAAATTCTCGTATTCTTTTCCTGAAAGAGAAAGAAGATTTTTTTCAAATATATCTGTTGTTTTCATTTTGATTTCCTTTCGATTTGATCAAGTAAGTGTTTAAAATTTCTTTGTAAAAGTTCATTTTCTAAAGGCAAAATACTGCTTTGTAAAGCTTGTTTTTGAGCTTTTAGATGTATTAAAATATAAGCAATCCAATCCAAATGCTCTTTAATCCACAATAAAGTTTTATTTACCCAATCTTCTTTTGTCAGTGGATTTAAAACATAAATTTTTGCCAAATTAAACTCAAATTGATGATATAAGGGTTGTAAAATTTCACCCAGATCTTGATAAAAAGTGTGGATTTTTTCTATTTCATTTTTTAAAGTATCGATATCATCAATGATACCTTGAGCTAATTCTTTATCATCATAGCTTAGGTTTTTAAATTCTTCTTGGTTGATTTTTTCTAGAATGCTTTGTTGTTTTTCTAGGACAAAAAGTTCTAATTTATCGCAATTTTGAATGCTTTTTTGAATTTTGTAAAAGGCCTTTAACATTCTTTCATTTTGCTTATCTTGACTTGGAAGATTAAGACTTGGAAAAGGTTTATTTAAATCATTAGTCAATAAATTTTCACAAAGTTCTTTAAAAGGTTTTTCTATACTTCCTTCTATCCTTGCTCCACCTTCGGTGCAATTATAAACCTTGATAGTTTTTGGAGTGTTGATGATATGCTTTTCTAAAATGGTGCGAAATATATTCCATATAAAATGAGTTTTTACCTCGCCCTTTCCACCATAAGCCTTGGTTGAGAGATGTTCATACATATTTGTTTCATAAGTAGATGAGTTTTGATAGTCTTTTGGATGAGAACAACCATCTTTTGCATAGGCTAGATCCTGTCCTATAAAAATGATATTTTCAAATTTTAAAGCTATGGCTAGCTTATAAGCCATATGTGCCACACTTGAAACTAGGTTTAAATAACCAAAAGAATGTAGCTTCATATAGCTTTCAAAATGAAGTGATTTTTCGATTAAAATATAGGTTCGATTTTGCTTTTCTAGGTACTCAATAGCCTTAGGATGTACCAAAGCAGCAACACAAAAGATGATGTCCTTATCAAAGTCACCAAAATCGTGATTAAAAAATTCAGCTGTTACATCTGTTCTTTCAAGCATCATCACATAATCAGGCTTTATACCCGCTCTTGCAAGTATAGGATAGGAAGAATCGGCACAAAAGATCGTTGCTTTTGAGGCATATTCTTTTAAAAGAGGGAGTTGTTTTGTAAGTGAGGGGCCGGTTGAAACGATGATGGCATTTTTATCAAGGCCTTTTCTTGTATTGATTAATTCTTTAGCGTTAGGATGGGTAAGCATTTTAGGCAAGTTAAAAACAAATTGTTCTATGCCTTGTAAGGCATCCTTTGGATCGTTTCCAGGTGCACATACTACTTCTGTAATGGCGTGGCGTATGTTTTGATTGAGCTTGATGATTTCATCATGTTCGCTTTCATAATAATCGCTATGAAGTTCTAAAAAATACACCCTTAAAAAATTTAAAAAAGGCTGGACATTAAAAATAGAAAGAAATTGCTCTTTGTTCTTTTTAGAAGAGAGAATGTGGATTTTTCCTTCTTTGATTTCTTGAGATAAGTCAATAAGATGCAAGCTTGTAAAGATAAGTTCTATATCATTTTCAAAAATGATGATGTGTTGTAATTTAGGGTTTTGACAAAGAGCCTTATAAAGTATGCCATTGCCTAAACCATAAAAATAAAGCACAGGGTATAGAATGTATTTTTCATTATAGCTTGCAAGCAAAGCATTTAGCTCTTCTAAGGGTTTGTTGTAAATTTTTTTGTGGGTAAAGGTGTTTAAAAGATTTATATCAAGTGGATCTTGCCCTTGTAGGATTTTAAATTTTTTACTTTTAGAAAGTTTTGCAAGATCTTTTTTAAGGATAAGGTTATCAGATAGGGCGTTGAAGTTTTTTTTATAACGATTTTTTTGCTCTTCTGTAAAAGTCATATTTCTCTCCTTTAGATGTATTTTTCTATGAGTTCGTTTTGAATTTGCATATATAAAATCAATTCACTGAATTTTTCATGATGATATTTCAAGCAAAGCAAAATTTGTTTTTGTTCTTCTTCTTGGTTTTTGCAAGGCTGTACTTTTAGTTTTAAAAGATCACACTCTTGATGAAAAACTAAAGCTTGTAAAAGCTCGCTCATAAGGCCATAGCTTTTCATTTTAGTAGCCAAGCTTTGAAAATCAAGCTCTAATTTCTTAAGTTTTTTAAAATCCAAATTGATATCTTTTTCGTTTAAAATATTTGGCAAAGTCTTGAGTTTATTTTGAATTTCTTCTATTAAATTTTTACTTATTTTTACTTGATTTAGAAGGTGTTTTTTTGTTTTTTCTAAAATTTTTTGCGCTTCTTTGGGTTCTAACTTAAAATCATTCTTAAAAGGTTTTTCTAAATTTGTATCAAGTATACTTTCACAAAGTTCTTTAAAAGGTTTTTCTATACTTCCTTCTATCCTTGCTCCACCTTCGGTGCAATTATATGTAGTAATTTGTAGCTTTTCTTTAACAAGAGGTATATCTTTTTCAAAACTTTGTCTGAAAAGTTGCCAAGAAAGTTGAGTTTTTACAAGTCCTTTGCCCCCATAGGCTCTAACACTAAGTTTATCTTGAAATTTATCACCTTGTTCTCCATAAATATGATCTTTTGGGTGAGAATGTCCTAAATCATCATAAGCTAAATCTTGTCCGATTAAAATGATATTTTCATGTCTTAAAGCAACAGCCAATTCATAAGCCATATTGGCAACACTCATTCCTACACCAAGATAACCAAAATCATCTAATTTTAAATGTGAAGAAAAAAGCAAAGGTCTTAATACAAGCATATAATTTCTATGATTTTTCTCAAGATATTTTAGGGTATTTTCATGGGTTACTGATGTGATTAGAAATAAAATATCTTTATCAAATTCTTTAAAATCATTATTAAAAAACTCACTTGTTGCCGCTACCCTTTCAAGACTTAAGACATAATCAGGCTTTATACCCGCTCTTGCAAGTATAGGATAAGAAGAATCAGCACAAAAGATCGTTGCTTTTGAGGCGTATTCTTTTAAAAGAGAGAGTTGTTTTGTAAGCGAGGGGCCGGTTGAAACGATGATGGCATTTTTGGATTTTGCACGGTTATATTTTAAAAAGTGTTGAAAAACACTCCCATAAACTAAGGTATTTAGGTTTTTTAAAGTATGTTCAATGCCTATATGCGAATCTTTAGGATCATTACCATAAGCTAGGACTATAAATTTGATGATTTCAATAAGACTTTGATTAAGATTTTGAATGATGTCTTTATAATGAGAAAGATAAAATTCGCTATGAATATGAAAATCATAAGTTTTAATGCTGAATTTAATTTTTTTATGATTTAGTAAAGCATTAAGCTGGGTGGTATTTAAGTTGGGTGTATAAAACAAAATCAATCTTTCATTTCTAATATCTTTGCTAAAATCAAATAGATGAAAAGCCAAGTAAAAAAGCTCAAGCTCGCTTTCAAAAATGATGAGTTGTTTGTGATTTTGGTTTGTGAGCAAGGCTTTATAAAACGCACCGCTACCCAAACCATAAAAAAATAAAGTAGGATATTTGGAGTATTCTTGCTTGAAAAAAGTTAAATTGTTGCTTAATTCTTCATAAGGATTTTTATAAATACTTTCTTTGCTAGATAGATGGATTATATTAAGATTTTCTAGATTATCGCCTTGTAATGCGAAATTAAAACAATGCTTAATTCTTCTTAACTCATAAGCTAAAATTTGATCCACTTCAAAAAGTGCTTGAGTATTTTTTAAGAAAAGTTCATTATTCATTAAAGTCCCCATCCATCAGCTACAACTAAGGTTTGTCCCGTGATAAATTTACTCTCATCGCTGAGTAAAAATACCAAGGTTCCGCAAATATCTTCTGCATCTAACATACCCTTGCTTGCGCAGCATTTGCGGTATTTTTCTAAAAAAATATTGGCTTGATTGTCTAAAATTCCACCACTTGCTAAGGTATTTACACGAATGTTTGTATTAAAAAGCTCTTTTGCGAGCCAAGCACCAAGATGATTAATCCCTGCTTTGATCACGCTGTATTCTAAAGAACTTTGCATGGTGGTATTTTCATAATTTTCAAATTTGGGCGCAAAAACCCCCATAATAGAGCTAAGATTGATGATATTGCCATAGCTTTGTTTTTTAAAAAATTTCACAAATTCTTGCGAAGCTAAGATAAATCCCCCCAAATGCAAATTTAAACTTTCGCAAATTTGCTCATATGAAGCCTCATAATAAGCTATCTTGCCCCAATCTTTTCCTACAGGATAGCTAGAATTTACAAAGCCATCGATTTTAGAGTATTTTTCAAAGGCTTGATCGATAGCATAATTTAAACTTTCCTTAGAAGTAATGTCAAGCCTAAGACTTAAAAGCTCTTTTTGAAACTCATTTTCAAGTTCTGTTTTTAATATGGATAAATGATTTTCATTGATATCGGCTAAAATGGCTATGCCTTTGTTTTGCAATATCTTTTTACAAAGTGCTTTGCCTATGCGTCCACAAGCTCCTGCTACAAAGATAATTTTATTTTCTAGCATTAAAAATCCTTTGCTTGTAAGTTTTTTTCTTTGATCAAAAATTCTACTATTTTAAAATCAAGCTCGCTATCTACATCAAAAGCAGTGCTTTCATCCATGATGAAAAGCCCTGTATTTTCACCAAAAACGCTGTCATTTTGCAGTAAAAAATCTCTTTTAAATATATAAATACTCGCATTCATATCATAACATTTAGGTGCACTTTGGCGTGTGGTAAAATTTCCTGATTTGGATTTTACAACTTTTCCATCCTGCACTTCGATTAGATTAAAATAAGGATTGCGTCTAGCAGGAACAGCGGTGATTAGATTATCATTTTGATTTTGACAAAATGTTTCAAAAGCTTTTATGATATCACTACTTGATCTAAGCGGTGCTGAAGCGTCAAGATCGATTAGGGTGTCAAATTGGCATTTAAAATGCTCTTCACTTCTTAATAAAGCATCACGCATTACAGGAATTTTAGCAGCTGTATCGCTTGCTAGATGAGCTTCTCTTTTGAAAAAAACTTCGCCGCCATATTTTAGCGCTATTTTGGCTATTTCCTCACTATCTGTGCTTATAACGATATGTTTAAAAAGCTTTGAATTTTTAGCTTGGATAATGCTATAAGCTATCATCTCAAGATCGTTAATCTTGCGTATGTTTTTATTTTTAACGCCTTTGCTTCCACCTCTTGCACAAATTGTGCATAAAATTTCACCCATTTCTTGCCTCATCACACAATCTTAAAACCCTCCTTGCTTCTTCTAAAGTGCATAAATTTTGATCCTTTTCTAGGATCGCTTTATACATATTTTGCAAGGTTTTAAAAGTATCATTTTCATAAGTTTTACTTTTAAAATTGTTAGTTTTATCATAAATATTTAATTTATTATGAACTAAATCGGTTTCAAAGCTATTTTCTTTGGTATGAAAAAGAATTTTTCTTTGAGTTAATTTTGAAAAATAATCAAGCTCGATATGAATTGAAGTATTTTTCGCACTCAATGCCAAAAAAGTAAAATCATCACTTGTTATTTCAAGCTCTGAAATTTTTAAATTTTGAGAAAATTTTAAAGAAAGTTCTTTAAAAAAATAAAAAGCCAAATCAATCTCATGGGATAAATCAAGCATTACCCCACCACCTAGCTCTTTTTTGGCGCTATAATTTTGCCTATAATCAAGTTTTCGCCAATTAGGCAAATAAGAATTGCAAATAAATTTAGCAAAATAAACTTCTTTTTCATCAATGAGTTGTTTTAAATCTTGAATCATAGGATGAAATCTTAAAAGATAAGCAATATAAATTTGATTATTGTTGCTAGGAATAAACTCCATATCCTTTTGAAATAAAGGTTTTTCCACAAGTATGATTTTTTCTTTTACATTTTGATCTAAAAATTCAAGAGTTTTGAAATGACTTGTAGTGATATTTGCGATGACAAATAAGTCATAATCTTGTAAATTTAATTCTTCTAAATCTTTAAAAAGTCTAAAGTTTTTACCTTCAAAATGCGAAAATTCATAGCTTTTTGAAAGCACATCTACTAAAAATCCAAGTTCATTTAGGGCTAAAAAATGTTTTTTTCCTATGCTTCCAAAGCCTATGATTAAAACTTTCATTTAAATTCCTCATTTGCCTTGACAAACTCATCAAGTCTTCCTATATCGATCCAATAATCATGGATTAAATAAGTATTTACCCTGCCTTTTTGCATAGCTAGTTTAATAAGCTCTGGCATATCAAGGTATTCGTTTTTATTTAAAAGTTCTAAAATTTCAGGCTCACATACATAAATTCCTGCACTCACTAAAAATTTTTGCACCGGCTTTTCTGTGATATTTGTGATAAAGCCTTTATTTTGTTCTATCACTCCAAAAGGAATTTGCTGCTCAAATTCTCTTACACATACGCTCATTAAAGCTTTAGAATCTTTATGTGCTTTTAAAAGCTCGTTAAAATCGAGCTCGGTTAAAATATCTGCATTCATTACGATAAAGCTTTCTTTAAAATCTTGCTTGATAAGACTTAAAGCCCCTGCTGTACCTAGTTTTTTGCGCTCTTTGATATAAGAAATTTTTATACCAAAATCTTTACCTTTTTTAAAATAATCCTCGATAATTTGCTTTTTATAATTTACACAAAAGATGAAATTTTCAAAATTTTGCTCTTTTAATCTTTGCACTATACTTTCTAAAATAGGCTTTTTTCCAACCTTTAGCATAGGTTTTGGAGTATCTTTAGTCAGTTCTTTTAAACGGGTTCCAAGTCCACCTGCCATTATGATGACAAAATTTGAATTTACTTGGCGGTTTAGTAAGGAAGAAATGGATTTTATAGAAATGACTTCTTTTTTGTCATTTAGCACAGGAAAATCATAAATATCAGTCTTTGCGCTTAGTTTTAAAAGTTCATTTTTACTTGTATTTTCTTTGATGGTAATAGGATTTTTAGTATAGATGTCTTTGATTTTGCTTTGTAAATTTTTACCCTTTATCAAAGCTTTTCTGATGTTTGAATCACTGATCACACCTAAGAAATTATCCTTTTTATCAACAATGATTCCAAGGCGAACGCGTTCTTGTCCTACTACTTTTAAGGCTTCTTCAATGCTAGAATCAGGTGTGAGTTTGAGTTTATTTATATCCAAGGTTTTACCTTAAATCAATGAATTTTTTTTGTAAAATTGTATCCAAATTCGCGTTTTTTAGGCAAGTTTTTATGATTATATTTGGATTTTTGTCATTTTCGTAAGGGTTTTTAAAATGATACAATGCTTGTTTAAAATCTTTGCTTTCTAGTTTTTCAAAAGCTTGATCTAAATTTTCAAATTCACAATCAATGATATTTTGAGTTCTTAAACGCCCTTTTTGTCTTGATCCTATATTGATACAAGGGGTTTTAAAGAAAGGACTTTCGCTTATACCGCTTGAGCTATTTCCTATCATGGCTTTGGCTATTTTCATAATGCTAAGATACTTTTGTGAGCCAAGATTGTCAAAAAGTTTAGCTTTTTTAGGATTTTTTTCGCAGTAATCTTTTAAAATTTCATTGATTAAAAGCCCATTTTCATCTGCATTGGCTTTGGTAAAAATCAAACTTGCATTGTTAAGTTTATCTAAAGTTTTTAATAAAATATCGATTTCTTTTTTAGAATTTTGTAAATTTAAAGTTACAGGATGATAGGTAATTAAATAAATATTTTGCTCTAAGTCAAATTCCAAGACTTTTGCAAGCTCGTTTTTATCCAAAAAATTGATATTTTTTATAATAGGACTTGCCAAAGATCCGACATTAAATACACGATTTTCTTCTTCTCCAAGTTGCAAAAGACGATTTTTATAAGTTTGGGTGCTTACAAAATGCAAATGTGCCATTTTAGAAATGCTATGTCTTATGCTATCATCAATGGCTCCTAAGGTAAGCTCTCCACCGCAAAGATGGGCTATGGGAAGATTCATCATCAAGCACACACTGGCCACGCTTAACATTTCATAACGATCGCCTAAAATTACTACGATATTAGGTTTTAAGCTTTCAAATGCTTCGCTAAAGCCAATATTTGCCAAAGCCATAGCTTTACAAAGGCTTATTTTATCATCACTTGCGAGTAAAATAGGAATTTTTTTAGCGATTTTAAATTCTTTTTCTATTTCTTTATAGGTTAGTCCAAATTCGGGGCTTAAATGTGCTCCTGTGGCGATAATTTGAAGTTCTAAGTCTTTATCATTTTGTATTTCAAGGCATAAATTTTTTAAAAGATACCACTCAGCTCTTGTTGCACTGACTATGCAAATTTTTCTTTTACTCATGGATTAGCTCATCTTCTTCATAATCTTTACTGGCTTTTTTGCCCAAGTATTCATCATAACGCATCGCACTTATACCACTAGCAGGGCGTTTTGTGGTAAGGTTTTCTTCGCTAAAAATTTCTCCTTTTTTAATTTTCTTTTTAGCTACTAGGCTTTTTCTTGCAATTTCGATATTTTTCCTTTCACTTTTGCTTGCTTGTTTTATGCCATCGCCTAAAGCACTTTCGATTTCTCTGATTTTGGTGCAAAGTTCTTGAAGTTCATCGGGTTCTAAAGAGGCTTTATGATCAGGTCCTGACATATTTTTATCTAAGGTAAAATGCTTTTCTATCACGCTTGCCCCTAAGGCGATAGCGGCCAAAGAAATATGTATACCTTTGGTGTGATCTGAATAGCCTACATCAAGATTAAAAGCATTTTTTAAGGTTTGCATAGCTTTTAAATTAACCTCATCAAAGGGTGCGGGGTATTCGGTAGTGCAGTGAAGTAGGGTGATATTTGCTCTTTGGGTGCCTTCTTTGCAAAGTACTTCTAAAGCCGCTTCTATCTCGCCTAAATTTGACATTCCTGTGGAGAGTATGATTTTTTTATTTAATTTTGCAATTTTTTTTAGATAAGGTAAATTTGTGATTTCCCCACTTGGAATTTTAAAAACTTCAAGTCCTAAATCATCTAAAAGTTCAATGCTTTCTAAATCAAAAGGCGTTGAAAGAAAAGCGATACCGCATTGTTTAGCATGAGAGATTAAAAGCTGGTGCGCGTTAAAGTCAAGCTCTAGTTTTTTAATCATTTCTAATTGACTTTCATCTTTGGCTGTGGTTTTTAACTGATAAGCTGCTTTTTTAGCATTTTTACTCACGCAAAGTTCGGCTTTGAAACTTTGAAATTTAACAAAATCAGCTCCACTTTTGGCAGCAACTTCGATCAGCTTTTTGGCCAAATTTAAATCACCATTGTGATTAACCCCTGCTTCTGCTATGATTAAAGCTTTTTTCATTTTTTTGCCTTTATTTTGCCTTCAATAAAGGCAAAAAATTTTTATCTTTTTATGCCAATGTAAATAAAATGATGAGCCGAGCCTTCAAAATTATAAAAATTAATAGGATCATAATCCCCCAAAA
The window above is part of the Campylobacter coli genome. Proteins encoded here:
- a CDS encoding motility associated factor glycosyltransferase family protein, coding for MTFTEEQKNRYKKNFNALSDNLILKKDLAKLSKSKKFKILQGQDPLDINLLNTFTHKKIYNKPLEELNALLASYNEKYILYPVLYFYGLGNGILYKALCQNPKLQHIIIFENDIELIFTSLHLIDLSQEIKEGKIHILSSKKNKEQFLSIFNVQPFLNFLRVYFLELHSDYYESEHDEIIKLNQNIRHAITEVVCAPGNDPKDALQGIEQFVFNLPKMLTHPNAKELINTRKGLDKNAIIVSTGPSLTKQLPLLKEYASKATIFCADSSYPILARAGIKPDYVMMLERTDVTAEFFNHDFGDFDKDIIFCVAALVHPKAIEYLEKQNRTYILIEKSLHFESYMKLHSFGYLNLVSSVAHMAYKLAIALKFENIIFIGQDLAYAKDGCSHPKDYQNSSTYETNMYEHLSTKAYGGKGEVKTHFIWNIFRTILEKHIINTPKTIKVYNCTEGGARIEGSIEKPFKELCENLLTNDLNKPFPSLNLPSQDKQNERMLKAFYKIQKSIQNCDKLELFVLEKQQSILEKINQEEFKNLSYDDKELAQGIIDDIDTLKNEIEKIHTFYQDLGEILQPLYHQFEFNLAKIYVLNPLTKEDWVNKTLLWIKEHLDWIAYILIHLKAQKQALQSSILPLENELLQRNFKHLLDQIERKSK
- a CDS encoding motility associated factor glycosyltransferase family protein, with translation MNNELFLKNTQALFEVDQILAYELRRIKHCFNFALQGDNLENLNIIHLSSKESIYKNPYEELSNNLTFFKQEYSKYPTLFFYGLGSGAFYKALLTNQNHKQLIIFESELELFYLAFHLFDFSKDIRNERLILFYTPNLNTTQLNALLNHKKIKFSIKTYDFHIHSEFYLSHYKDIIQNLNQSLIEIIKFIVLAYGNDPKDSHIGIEHTLKNLNTLVYGSVFQHFLKYNRAKSKNAIIVSTGPSLTKQLSLLKEYASKATIFCADSSYPILARAGIKPDYVLSLERVAATSEFFNNDFKEFDKDILFLITSVTHENTLKYLEKNHRNYMLVLRPLLFSSHLKLDDFGYLGVGMSVANMAYELAVALRHENIILIGQDLAYDDLGHSHPKDHIYGEQGDKFQDKLSVRAYGGKGLVKTQLSWQLFRQSFEKDIPLVKEKLQITTYNCTEGGARIEGSIEKPFKELCESILDTNLEKPFKNDFKLEPKEAQKILEKTKKHLLNQVKISKNLIEEIQNKLKTLPNILNEKDINLDFKKLKKLELDFQSLATKMKSYGLMSELLQALVFHQECDLLKLKVQPCKNQEEEQKQILLCLKYHHEKFSELILYMQIQNELIEKYI
- a CDS encoding oxidoreductase produces the protein MLENKIIFVAGACGRIGKALCKKILQNKGIAILADINENHLSILKTELENEFQKELLSLRLDITSKESLNYAIDQAFEKYSKIDGFVNSSYPVGKDWGKIAYYEASYEQICESLNLHLGGFILASQEFVKFFKKQSYGNIINLSSIMGVFAPKFENYENTTMQSSLEYSVIKAGINHLGAWLAKELFNTNIRVNTLASGGILDNQANIFLEKYRKCCASKGMLDAEDICGTLVFLLSDESKFITGQTLVVADGWGL
- the legF gene encoding CMP-N,N'-diacetyllegionaminic acid synthase, with the translated sequence MGEILCTICARGGSKGVKNKNIRKINDLEMIAYSIIQAKNSKLFKHIVISTDSEEIAKIALKYGGEVFFKREAHLASDTAAKIPVMRDALLRSEEHFKCQFDTLIDLDASAPLRSSSDIIKAFETFCQNQNDNLITAVPARRNPYFNLIEVQDGKVVKSKSGNFTTRQSAPKCYDMNASIYIFKRDFLLQNDSVFGENTGLFIMDESTAFDVDSELDFKIVEFLIKEKNLQAKDF
- a CDS encoding Gfo/Idh/MocA family oxidoreductase, with amino-acid sequence MKVLIIGFGSIGKKHFLALNELGFLVDVLSKSYEFSHFEGKNFRLFKDLEELNLQDYDLFVIANITTSHFKTLEFLDQNVKEKIILVEKPLFQKDMEFIPSNNNQIYIAYLLRFHPMIQDLKQLIDEKEVYFAKFICNSYLPNWRKLDYRQNYSAKKELGGGVMLDLSHEIDLAFYFFKELSLKFSQNLKISELEITSDDFTFLALSAKNTSIHIELDYFSKLTQRKILFHTKENSFETDLVHNKLNIYDKTNNFKSKTYENDTFKTLQNMYKAILEKDQNLCTLEEARRVLRLCDEARNG
- a CDS encoding nucleotidyltransferase family protein, whose translation is MDINKLKLTPDSSIEEALKVVGQERVRLGIIVDKKDNFLGVISDSNIRKALIKGKNLQSKIKDIYTKNPITIKENTSKNELLKLSAKTDIYDFPVLNDKKEVISIKSISSLLNRQVNSNFVIIMAGGLGTRLKELTKDTPKPMLKVGKKPILESIVQRLKEQNFENFIFCVNYKKQIIEDYFKKGKDFGIKISYIKERKKLGTAGALSLIKQDFKESFIVMNADILTELDFNELLKAHKDSKALMSVCVREFEQQIPFGVIEQNKGFITNITEKPVQKFLVSAGIYVCEPEILELLNKNEYLDMPELIKLAMQKGRVNTYLIHDYWIDIGRLDEFVKANEEFK
- the legG gene encoding GDP-N,N'-diacetylbacillosamine 2-epimerase (hydrolyzing) → MSKRKICIVSATRAEWYLLKNLCLEIQNDKDLELQIIATGAHLSPEFGLTYKEIEKEFKIAKKIPILLASDDKISLCKAMALANIGFSEAFESLKPNIVVILGDRYEMLSVASVCLMMNLPIAHLCGGELTLGAIDDSIRHSISKMAHLHFVSTQTYKNRLLQLGEEENRVFNVGSLASPIIKNINFLDKNELAKVLEFDLEQNIYLITYHPVTLNLQNSKKEIDILLKTLDKLNNASLIFTKANADENGLLINEILKDYCEKNPKKAKLFDNLGSQKYLSIMKIAKAMIGNSSSGISESPFFKTPCINIGSRQKGRLRTQNIIDCEFENLDQAFEKLESKDFKQALYHFKNPYENDKNPNIIIKTCLKNANLDTILQKKFIDLR
- the legI gene encoding N,N'-diacetyllegionaminate synthase, whose protein sequence is MKKALIIAEAGVNHNGDLNLAKKLIEVAAKSGADFVKFQSFKAELCVSKNAKKAAYQLKTTAKDESQLEMIKKLELDFNAHQLLISHAKQCGIAFLSTPFDLESIELLDDLGLEVFKIPSGEITNLPYLKKIAKLNKKIILSTGMSNLGEIEAALEVLCKEGTQRANITLLHCTTEYPAPFDEVNLKAMQTLKNAFNLDVGYSDHTKGIHISLAAIALGASVIEKHFTLDKNMSGPDHKASLEPDELQELCTKIREIESALGDGIKQASKSERKNIEIARKSLVAKKKIKKGEIFSEENLTTKRPASGISAMRYDEYLGKKASKDYEEDELIHE